In a genomic window of Anomalospiza imberbis isolate Cuckoo-Finch-1a 21T00152 chromosome 5, ASM3175350v1, whole genome shotgun sequence:
- the LOC137474302 gene encoding killer cell lectin-like receptor subfamily B member 1B allele B — protein sequence MAENVLYADLNLSEPTRPRILTGPDVPGSGCTYAEVKVKSQETNAAANCKSSGKSCCSRKHVAILVVIILLVVLAVYLIITYGPTAGSHQDSTRTIPEEALGCPTPWKKHGRNCYFFSPEQKPKGWEASRAECTAMGSDLVVIDSREELSYLLSQSRYNYYLLGLTYSQEEQKWKWINNVKLNPAM from the exons ATGGCAGAAAATGTCCTTTATGCTGACTTGAACTTGTCTGAACCAACCAGACCCAGAATCCTGACAGGCCCTGATGTCCCAG GCTCAGGTTGTACCTATGCAGAAGTGAAAGTGAAATCCCAAGAGACAAATGCTGCAGCAAACTGCAAATCATCGG GTAAAAGCTGTTGTTCCAGAAAACATGTTGCTATATTGGTGGTGATAATCCTCTTAGTGGTCCTGGCAGTATATTTAATAATCACAT ATGGTCCAACTGCAGGCAGCCACCAGGACTCAACAAGAACCATCCCTGAAGAGGCACTAG GCTGCCCCACACCATGGAAGAAACATGGGAGAAATTGCTACTTCTTTTCTCCAGAGCAGAAACCAAAGGGCTGGGAAGCCTCTCGTGCAGAATGCACTGCCATGGGCTCAGACCTGGTGGTCATTGACAGCAGGGAAGAGCTG AGTTACCTTCTCTCACAGTCAAGATATAACTACTACTTACTTGGTCTCACATATTCTCAAGAGGAGCAGAAGTGGAAGTGGATCAACAACGTAAAACTCAACCCAGCCATGTGA